In Solanum lycopersicum chromosome 3, SLM_r2.1, the genomic stretch gtcaaTATTTCCTTTCTCTTCCATGAACAAATTAAGCATATGCTAATAATATCCCTCACCCCCTCCACTATATATAGTATGTGTTCATATATTATGTGgaaaatcaaacataaaatgTGAAAGTTCATAGAAGAAGTAAAATGGGGAGTAAGAAATAACAGTGCAATTCTCCTTTGGCAAATGAATATGCAaaccctatatatatatatatatatatatatatatatatatatatatatatatatatattttgcataCACATTATATTATCTTTGCCAAAGGAGAATTGCCCTGTCATTCTTCTCCTCGAAAACAGGATAGattcaaaattaaagatatatagGCTTGAGTTTGAAATTCTATCATAACTCgtataattgataatttatcaggtaattcaaaatcttttatttatgtctatttagtaaaaaaaatttgatacataTTCAATTTTTGAGTTAAAGCTATTGAATTGTCATGATATGTTGTTCTTTTCGTTTAATAGACGGTCACAAATATTTTGAGATGCTCAACCAAACAAGCTAGTAGCACAGAGATTGATTTAGAATTTCAACTTTATAAAtgcaaatttgaaatattaatataacaTCTTTAATTATCGACTTCAAAATCTAttagttttatttgttttgtgactcttttaacaaatatttaagatatgagctaaaactattaaattataTCGAATTCATAACTTACACTAGATAACCCCTTTTTGCACACACTACTTgcaattacatatatattatactctctctatatatgtgatatgaaaCATTTTGCTAGTACCAAGTTAAATGTGTGTCtccttaatatatatatatatgtcttttatgtaaGATGAATacatttgatttttgatttgttaatttCGATATAGCACAGTCATTCTTCTAAATCAATCACTTAGCCTCAAACATTTCGAATGTGCTCACCAAATTAGTTAGTAATtgtacataaataaaataaattcagaatttaaacTTTATCGATCTtgctattttcttatttttcaaactCCATAGACAAGTTCTTCTATTCATGCAATTAAATTGACTTCATTTTACCAATAATActcttatttatgatttaaaattactgactttatattttgataaacgttcaaaattatatatttatacaataaattgatattttacgATATTCCAAATTATTaggattacttttttttagGAAAGACGTGTAACAGCGATTTGAAAAATTGTTTCATTGTTAATCAATTAAAATGTCATCATACTCTATCATTCTTTTTGTATCATCTCCTTTTGTTAAATTAATGTCAACacctatatatatttaaaaaaactatgttactattattacaagaaaaattaaattacttgtGAAGTCTAAGCTAATTATTACGGATAAAATTAATCCGCActgaatatttataattactattaattataaagGACATAGGATTattactaattatataaataaacacCCGATAcagataaatttttttcaattattattaatcatataaataaatatttaatgctaataattttttttcaatttttactaattatattatattcacTCCCCCTCCctaaaaagaataaagaagGAGATAGaatcaaaataattactatttccTAGAAAATGATACTATGAAAAGGACTAGAAATAGTAGGAGAAAAAGCATATTATAAAAGGTTGGCATACACctgaaaaatatttgtaattttctAGCGCTTTTATAACGGataaaaacaactttttaaatataacttgtaattttaattttagtgcCTCTTAACTTCTACTTAAAtctttttttacaattttaataAACGTTGGAACTTGTACAAAAATACATttagaatataaattttatgcattCGAAATACCAAGAATATTCCATGATATTTAAGTTAATGAGTTTGAAATTTAACATTTCATATTTCGTTCGcgtatatttatatgttattgttataaattttatatgcattgaaaaataaataagtttattaatatacacatatcaaatattttcacaaagttatgtttttaatcaataaagataaattaatttattttgatcaagtaatttgatcaataaatatgaactatttatttaatttatttatgaccATGTATATTTTTAAAGCTAATAATTCataaagataaaacaaaaaagatagtATCactattaaaataacaaatattaataacaataaattttataaagacaacttataaataagaataaagtaAGTACATGTTTATATGATAGTATTTCATATCATATAGATATTTAAGCTAAATTTACTAAGCTAAGCTTAACCAGTATGGTAtcaatgacaatttttttttttaaaaaaaaacaataattaatgtTTGTGTTATACTCTGAATATCCAACAACATTTGGTTGctttatgaaattattatttttctatttcatttttcaaaatattatatttattatattcaaagagTGATATAACAAAATTAACATCTCTCACTTTCAACCTATGTGCTGGGTTTAGAGTTCCTAGGGagaatacaaaagaaaaattatgtttttatttacaATTTTCTTAAGAAGTATGCAAAACCAATAATGGACAAGAATTGATGGATAAAGGGAGTAATAGGCGATTCACATTACACACccctcaaaataaaattattcttctttGAATCGTGTGTGAATATCAAATATTAATGCTATTATAATAGACGGTTTATATCACACCTGTTAAAATActatcatttttctttgaatCGTGTGTGAAATTGAGATAAACTTTAACATTTATATAGTATTAAATCGTCTATATCACACCTCTTAAAGTACTATCTTTCTTCTTCGAATCGTGTTTGAAAACGAgatgttatgtgcattgagctATCGTTTTTGAGTTGAGCTGTTACATGCATGTAAAATTTGGTTTTCCTGTAGTTAAATCAAACTCCAAgggcatatatatatacacaccaCCAAGACAGTGACCCTTTGTTGTCTCTTTTTCACTATCTTCAATACACCTCTGTaattgcaaaccatttttccatctttcttcaaCAATGGCTTCTTCTTCTCCAGATCCATTTTTTCTTCTCATATTTTTCACTCTTTTCCTCACCATTTCCACTTCAAACTCACTTTCTTCCTCTTCCCCATCACCCCTTTCTTCTCCATCTCCAAAACCATCTCCTATTTCATCTCCACCAACTCATTCATCTTCATCTGCTCTTGACCCAAAACAACTCAAAGCTCTACAATCACTCAACATCCCAACAGGCAAAAGCCCATGTTCCCCATCTCACAATACTACCACTATTTGTGATTCTTCAACCCCATTTAGTCACATTGTGTCATTAAACTTCATTAACTGTTCAGATGATGTTGCATTATCACTTACTGCTTTGAAATCATTGTCTACAGTGAAGGATTTGGGGTTTTACAATTGCCCAATTTCACCTATTAGGTTACCTTCTCAGCTTGCTTTGAATCTGAAATCTTTTACTTGTGTTAGTAGTTTGAAGAAATTAACTGGGGTTTGGCTTAGCAAATTGGTTAATGTTACTGATTTAACTGTTTCTCATGTTTCCATTGTTGCTAGTGGTCCAtctataatcatgaatagtatAAAGAATTTGCACAGTGTTACGATTTCGAATGCTAATCTTACGGGCTATTTGCCTAAACATTGGCATTCGAATCTTAGTTATGTCGATTTGTCTGGGAATAAACTGAAAGGGAGAATACCCACTTCGTTAACTGAGCTGGAGAATCTTGTTTACCTCAATTTGTCTTCGAAT encodes the following:
- the LOC101248845 gene encoding receptor-like protein 51 codes for the protein MASSSPDPFFLLIFFTLFLTISTSNSLSSSSPSPLSSPSPKPSPISSPPTHSSSSALDPKQLKALQSLNIPTGKSPCSPSHNTTTICDSSTPFSHIVSLNFINCSDDVALSLTALKSLSTVKDLGFYNCPISPIRLPSQLALNLKSFTCVSSLKKLTGVWLSKLVNVTDLTVSHVSIVASGPSIIMNSIKNLHSVTISNANLTGYLPKHWHSNLSYVDLSGNKLKGRIPTSLTELENLVYLNLSSNSLNGTIPASFGDLSSLQNVSLASNSLSGSVPDSFAAIPGLVHLDLGSNQLNGTIPKFISDMKGLKYLNLERNNFHGVLPFNASFIKKLAVLKVGENSNLCYNHSTLSSKVKLGIAPCDKHGLPMSPPASKDINSDDTDDSDDYADDESQHQEHSHGPSKVVLGISIALSSIVFLIIFLILLAKCCK